Genomic window (Gammaproteobacteria bacterium):
ACCAGCGCGGCGCACCCTTTCGTGGCGCCCGGCTTCGGCTCCAACTGGGGTTTCTTCACCGACTCGGACCAGGATGCGGCCGCCCTGCCGGATGGCCTGGAAGTATGGAATGACGACTTCTTCATCAGCGGCGGCACCGCCACACTGGCGCGCTGGGATACCGAACTGGCACGCGGCCGGCGCCTCTGCGGCAACGGCGGCTCGGACGTGCACGGCGTGGGCGGCGACATCGAAGTCGGTACACCGACCACCGTGGTCTATGCCAGGACCTTGTCGCGCGCGGACGTCGTCGAAGCGCTCAAGGCCTGTCGCGGCTACGTGACCTCGGGCGCGGACGGCCCTGGCCTGCTGCTGAGCGCCACCGGTCCTGACGGGCAGACCGTGATGATGGGCGATGCGCTGATCGGCGGTGCCGGTGATCGCGCCACGTTCAGCGTGCGCGTCATCGGCGGCGCGGGTGCGCGGCTGATTCTGACGCGTGGCGGGCTCAGTGTGTTTTCCAGGACCGTCGACTCCGACGACCAAAGCTTCACCACCGAACTCTCGCTCGGCAATGCCGGCGCCGTGCGCGCCGAGCTGTGGCCGAACGCCTTGTCGGCGCCGTTCGGCTTCAGCCCGATGGCGCTGAGCAATCCGGTTTTCTATGGCACCGAGGCGCCGCAGCCCTTGCGCGAAGCGCTGTCGGACGTCGAGCGCGAGCAGGCCATCGCCCGCTTTCCGGCCGCGGCGCAAGGCCAATGACGACAGGCTGTCGCCTTCTTCGCCGGCGACCGGTGGCCGCAGCAATCGATTCGACAATTCCCTGAGAACATCATGCTGAGAAATCTGATCATCGCCGTACTGGCGAGCACCCTGTGCGCCTGTGGCGGTTCCGGCGGTGCGGGCAGCGAAGCGCCGCCGCCGGAAGTGCCGCCGATGCCGGAGGCCACACCCAAGTGCGCGGCCTACACCGGCCCGGACGTCGCCACGCTGCATCACTACGAAGGCACGCTGCACGAACACAGCAGCTACTCGGACGGTGACATCCACACGATACCGGCCGACTTTTACCGGACCATCCACGAAGCCGGCTACGACTATGCGGCCGGCAGCGACCACTCCGATACGCTCGATACCGGCGTATTCATCTCGGTGGGATCGGATTGCTTCACCACGCCCGATGGCCTGCTGACCTGCCTGATTCCGACGGCGGATGAACTGGTGAAGTGGCAGAGCACCGCCAATCAGGCGGCCCAGGAAAGCGGCGAGGACTTCCTCGCGATTCGCGGCTTCGAATGGACCTCGGACCGCTTCGGCCACATCAACGTGTACTTCTCCAGCAACTTCTCCAACGCCAAGACCGATGGCGGCTATCTGGTGACGATGGAAACCTTCTGGGCCTGGTTCACACGCGCGCCGGACCAGATCGGCGAAGGCGGCAGCATCACCGCGCCGGTGCCGTTCGGTGGTGGCAACGACGGGCTCGCCCAGTTCAATCATCCCTCCGACAAATGCCTGTCGGACAGCGACGCCGGCTGCAACTGGAACGACTACGAACTGATTCCCGAGGCAGTGGACCGCATGTTCGGCATGGAGGTCTACAACGACGGCAATCGTGATGACAAGTACATGGATGACTATCTGCGCGCGCTCGACAAGGGCTGGAGGCTGGCACCGATCGGGTCCGAGGATGAGCACGGACTGAAGTTCGGCAGCGAAGAGCGGCCCAAGACCGTGACGATCGCGCAAAGCCTGGACGAAGCCGGCTTTCGCGAAGCCTGGCTGGCGCGCCGGACCTACGCTCTGTCGCCGGGGCGGCACCTGCGCGCGGCACTGCAAGTGGACCATCAGGCGCCGATGGGCGCGCAACTGGAATGCCCGGCGGATCAAGGCCCGGTTAGCCTCGACGTAAACCTGACCGAAGCGGACGGTTCCGCGTTCACGGGCGAATACCGGCTCTACACCCACGAAGGCGAACTGCTGGCGACGGCGCAGGGTCACCCGGCGCATTTCGAGTTGCCGGTGGAAGCCGAGGCGACGCACTGGTACTTCGTGCGTGCGCATGACGCGGACGGCCGCTCCGCAGCCTATCTCGCCCCGGTCTGGATCAGCGGACGATGAGCCGCCGTCATCAGCCCGAAAAGAGAGCCGCGTCTAATCGATCGTTTGCATTTCATACATGACTTTCGGGGGCGCCATGCAAGTAACCAATCCAGGGCCAATCAGGCCCGGTTCGATTTCACGCAGACAGATACTGCGATGCCTGTACATGACGGGTTCGGCGGCGGCCATCGGCCCGCTGCTGAGCGCTTGCGGCAGCTCGAGTTCCATGGATGGTGATGGCGTGCCGGGCGGCGGCGATGTGCCCTTGCAGGGTGAGCTGAGCATTCCTACCGGCCCCTTGGCGAACATTCCCGATCTGGGCGAGCCGGATGCCGATGGCATTTCCGTACCGGCCGGATTCTCGGTTCGCAACGTGGCGCGCCAGGGGCGCCCGCCGCTGCTCGGCGCCGGTTACCTGTGGCACATCTTTCCGGACGGCGGAGCCACCTTCGCCACCGAGGATGGCGGCTGGATCTACACCTCGAACAGCGAATTTCCTCTGGGCGCCGGTGGTTGCGGCGCGATCCGTTTCGCCGCGGACGGAACCATCGTCGATGCCTACTCGATCCTGAGCAACACCAGCTCCAACTGCGCCGGCGGCGCTACGCCGTGGCAGACCTGGATTTCCTGTGAGGAAACCGACAGCGGCCAGGCCTGGGAAACCGATCCTTTCGGTGTCGTCGGCGCCGTCGCCAAGCCGGCGCTGGGTCTGTTCTCGCACGAGGCGTTCGCCGTGGACCTCGAACATCGCACCGCATATCTGACCGAGGATGCCGGCAGCGGCCGCTTCTATCGCTGGGTGGCGGACGAGTCCGACTACAACGCCAGCGCGCAGCGCCTGGCGCTCGAAAGCGGTCGGCTCCAGGTGCTCAACATCGAGGGCTACGAGAACGGCGGCTACGCCGACGATCCCACCGAGATGCGCACGCTGCGCCGTGTCAGCTGGGTCGACGTGCAGCGTCCGGACGAGCCGCAGGGCGCGGTGCGCGACGAACTCGCAGCGGCGGGCCAACCGGTTCCGGGCACGCGCTTCAACGGCGGCGAAGGGCTCTGGTTTCACGAACTACCGGCCGGGCAGTCCACAACGCCGATCGGCGCCCGCCGGCCAACGCGAGGTCTGGTGTTCTTCACCACCAAGGGTGACAACCGCGTCTGGGCCTACGATGTCGAGAATGAGATCATCGAGCTGATCTTCGACAACGAGCAGATTGATCCGGACTTCAATGATGTCGACAACCTCACCGTCAGCCCCGCCGGCGACATCATCGTGGCCGAAGACCTCACCGAAAGCGGTCGGGGCATCCGCCTGATGGTGGTGGTGCCGAACGCACCGGCGCGGGTGCTGGTCGACGTCACGCAGGAGGGGTCCGAATTGTGCGGACCGGCCTTCTCGCCGGACGGCAGCCGCCTCTATTTCAGCTCGCAGCGCGGTCCCAATATTGCCGGCGTGGTGCTGCCGATTCCGGGATTGCCCGGGGTGGGTTTGGGTGCCACCTACGAACTGACGATTCCGGAGGAATTCCGGACCCGATCTGTCTGAGGCTCACCGTTCCTCCGTCATTCCGGACAGGCCTATGGCCTGATCCGGAAGCCACGCGACGCCTGGCAGGGCACATGGATTCCGGGTTCCCGCTGTGCGGGCCCTGGTATGACGGTGGAATGCTCGTTCCCAGTTCGGGGACCAAACGCCCAACGCGTCGACCAACAGAAAAGCCACCACCCATCCAGGGCAGTGGCTCGATACTGCAAGCGCTCCAGACTTGAGACTCAGGCGGCCTGGCGTTCCGCGTCCGGCGCGGATTGACGGATCAGGTAGTCGAAGGCGCTCAGCGCGGCTTTGGAGCCTTCGCCCATCGAGATCACGATCTGCTTGTACGGCACCGTGGTCACGTCGCCGGCCGCGAACACGCCGGGCACCGAGGTCGCGCCGCGGGCGTCGACTTCGATCTCGCCGCGCGGTGACAGCGCCACCGTGTCCTTGAGCCATTCGCTGTTCGGCAGCAAGCCAATCTGCACGAAGATGCCTTCCAGCTCGATGCGGTGCAGCTCGCCGGTCACGCGGTCCTTGTAGCTCTGGCCGATGACCTTCTGGCCGTCGCCATGGACTTCCGTGGTCTGCGCCGAGGTCA
Coding sequences:
- a CDS encoding PhoX family protein; the protein is MQVTNPGPIRPGSISRRQILRCLYMTGSAAAIGPLLSACGSSSSMDGDGVPGGGDVPLQGELSIPTGPLANIPDLGEPDADGISVPAGFSVRNVARQGRPPLLGAGYLWHIFPDGGATFATEDGGWIYTSNSEFPLGAGGCGAIRFAADGTIVDAYSILSNTSSNCAGGATPWQTWISCEETDSGQAWETDPFGVVGAVAKPALGLFSHEAFAVDLEHRTAYLTEDAGSGRFYRWVADESDYNASAQRLALESGRLQVLNIEGYENGGYADDPTEMRTLRRVSWVDVQRPDEPQGAVRDELAAAGQPVPGTRFNGGEGLWFHELPAGQSTTPIGARRPTRGLVFFTTKGDNRVWAYDVENEIIELIFDNEQIDPDFNDVDNLTVSPAGDIIVAEDLTESGRGIRLMVVVPNAPARVLVDVTQEGSELCGPAFSPDGSRLYFSSQRGPNIAGVVLPIPGLPGVGLGATYELTIPEEFRTRSV